From one Thalassobaculum sp. OXR-137 genomic stretch:
- a CDS encoding NAD(P)/FAD-dependent oxidoreductase: MTPMDIFADGFKTDPYWWDAAPPDDEGDAPPPEQVDVAIVGSGYTGMSAALELARNGVKVVILEAERFGEGASTRSGGMMSGGVNVGKGGDIEKQFGRQRVDDMLSEARDSYDHVEEVIRRENIDCFYARTGRFVGAHTPAAFKAMKAKADDLNTYAEAGAALVSRERQVDHVNTQYYHGGMTVDRAGGVHPSLYHKGLRQACRAAGVHLSAHTRVEGIDGTAGDLTVRTSRGPVRAKEVVLGTNGYTGKATPWHRRRVIPIASYIIATEPLGKERVSELFPDGRMIADTKRVLYYFRPSPDGTRVVFGGRASFQARTALETAPVLYQYMLGIFPQLAGVKITHAWNGNVAFTFDRVPHMGVENGVHYAMGCNGSGVVMMSHLGHRTALKILGKTNRPSAFDGLPFETRPFYTGVPWFLPTVGAWYKFRDWMDRRAA; the protein is encoded by the coding sequence ATGACGCCGATGGATATCTTTGCCGACGGATTCAAGACCGATCCCTACTGGTGGGATGCCGCCCCGCCGGACGACGAGGGCGACGCTCCGCCGCCGGAGCAGGTCGACGTGGCCATCGTCGGCAGCGGCTATACCGGCATGTCGGCGGCGCTGGAACTGGCGCGTAACGGCGTGAAGGTGGTGATCCTGGAGGCGGAGCGCTTCGGCGAGGGGGCGAGCACCCGCAGCGGCGGCATGATGTCCGGCGGCGTGAATGTCGGCAAAGGCGGCGATATCGAGAAGCAGTTCGGCCGTCAGCGGGTCGACGACATGCTGTCGGAGGCGCGTGACAGCTACGACCACGTGGAGGAGGTGATCCGCCGCGAGAACATCGACTGCTTCTACGCCCGCACCGGCCGCTTCGTCGGCGCCCATACGCCCGCCGCTTTCAAGGCGATGAAAGCCAAGGCCGACGACCTGAACACCTACGCCGAAGCGGGGGCCGCCCTGGTGTCCAGGGAGCGCCAGGTCGATCACGTCAACACCCAGTACTATCACGGCGGCATGACCGTGGACCGGGCCGGCGGGGTGCATCCCTCGCTCTACCACAAGGGTCTGCGGCAGGCCTGCCGGGCCGCCGGCGTCCATCTGTCGGCCCACACAAGGGTGGAAGGCATCGACGGCACGGCCGGCGATCTGACCGTGCGCACCTCCCGCGGACCGGTGCGGGCGAAGGAGGTCGTGCTCGGCACCAACGGCTATACCGGCAAGGCGACCCCCTGGCACCGCCGCCGGGTGATCCCGATCGCCAGCTACATCATCGCCACCGAGCCGCTCGGCAAGGAGCGGGTGAGCGAGCTGTTCCCGGACGGCCGGATGATCGCCGACACCAAGCGGGTGCTCTACTACTTCCGCCCGTCGCCGGACGGTACGCGGGTGGTCTTCGGCGGCCGGGCGAGCTTCCAGGCCCGCACCGCGCTGGAGACCGCGCCGGTGCTGTACCAGTACATGCTGGGCATCTTCCCGCAGCTCGCGGGGGTGAAAATCACCCATGCCTGGAACGGCAACGTCGCCTTCACCTTCGACCGGGTGCCGCATATGGGGGTGGAGAACGGGGTGCACTACGCCATGGGCTGCAACGGCAGCGGCGTGGTGATGATGAGCCATCTCGGCCACCGCACCGCGCTGAAGATCCTGGGCAAGACCAACCGGCCGAGCGCCTTCGACGGCCTGCCCTTCGAGACCCGACCGTTCTACACCGGCGTGCCCTGGTTCCTGCCGACGGTGGGCGCCTGGTACAAGTTCCGCGACTGGATGGACCGGCGGGCGGCGTAG
- a CDS encoding iron ABC transporter permease translates to MPFRDRFFLAPAVICALVVTPILAVALNGLAHTDLIDHLVHTVLPTYVANTALLALGVTIGTGVIGVGTAWLVTMCRFPGRRVLEWALVLPLAAPAYVLAYTYTNFLEHAGPVQELLRQTFDLGPRAYWFPEVRSLGGAIVMLTATMFPYVYLLSRAAFIEQSVCVLEVSRTLGQSPARAFLRVALPLARPAIVAGVALALMETLADYGTVSYFGVQTFTTGIYRAIFSFGDRVAAAQLATGLLAFVILVIALERISRGRRRFDHTTNTHRALPGFRLTGWKAAGAILACGLPVFVGFLLPAILLIHMTATGGHTMFGARYLTLTLNSVTLAGITALLAVLVSLLLAYANRLSKDRATHILTRLAALGYAVPGSVIAIGILIPFSVVDRSVDDAARSLFGLSTGLLVTGTIVALVYAYLVRFLAVSLQTAEAGLTKITPSMDQAARVLGHAPRATLKRVHFPMLRSSLLTAGLIVFVDVMKELPATMILRPFNFDTLAVQAHNLAADERLTQASTPALTIVAVGLLPVILLSRQIAKSRAGHRG, encoded by the coding sequence ATGCCCTTTCGCGACCGCTTCTTTCTGGCCCCCGCGGTGATCTGCGCGCTGGTCGTCACGCCGATCCTGGCGGTGGCCCTGAACGGGCTGGCCCACACGGACCTGATCGACCACCTGGTCCATACGGTGCTGCCGACCTATGTCGCCAATACCGCGCTGCTGGCACTGGGCGTGACAATCGGCACCGGGGTGATCGGCGTCGGTACCGCCTGGCTGGTGACCATGTGCCGGTTCCCGGGCCGTCGGGTGCTGGAATGGGCGCTGGTGCTGCCGCTGGCCGCCCCGGCCTATGTGCTGGCCTACACCTACACCAACTTCCTGGAACATGCCGGACCCGTGCAGGAGTTGCTGCGCCAGACCTTCGACCTCGGGCCGCGGGCGTACTGGTTCCCGGAAGTCCGGTCGCTGGGCGGCGCCATCGTCATGCTGACGGCGACCATGTTCCCTTATGTCTACCTGCTGTCCCGCGCCGCCTTCATCGAGCAGTCGGTCTGCGTGCTCGAGGTCAGCCGGACCCTGGGCCAGTCGCCGGCCCGCGCCTTCCTGCGGGTTGCCCTGCCGCTGGCCCGGCCGGCCATCGTCGCCGGCGTCGCCCTGGCGCTGATGGAGACCCTGGCCGATTACGGAACCGTCTCCTATTTCGGCGTGCAGACCTTCACCACCGGCATCTACAGGGCGATCTTCTCCTTCGGCGACCGGGTGGCCGCCGCCCAGCTTGCCACCGGCCTGCTGGCCTTCGTCATTCTGGTGATCGCGCTGGAGCGGATCTCCCGTGGCCGCCGCCGGTTCGACCACACGACAAACACCCACCGGGCCCTGCCCGGCTTCCGGCTGACCGGCTGGAAGGCGGCCGGCGCGATCCTGGCCTGCGGCCTGCCGGTCTTCGTCGGCTTCCTGCTTCCGGCGATCCTGCTGATCCACATGACGGCGACCGGCGGTCACACGATGTTCGGCGCCCGCTACCTCACCCTGACGCTGAACAGCGTGACCCTGGCCGGGATCACCGCCCTGCTGGCGGTGCTGGTCTCGCTGCTGCTGGCCTATGCCAACCGGCTGTCGAAAGACAGGGCGACCCATATCCTCACCCGTCTCGCGGCGCTCGGCTATGCGGTGCCCGGTTCGGTCATCGCCATCGGTATCCTGATCCCGTTTTCCGTGGTCGACCGCAGCGTCGACGATGCGGCGCGCAGCCTGTTCGGCCTGTCCACCGGGCTGCTGGTGACCGGGACGATCGTGGCGCTGGTCTATGCCTATCTGGTGCGGTTCCTGGCGGTGTCGCTGCAAACGGCGGAAGCCGGGCTGACCAAGATCACCCCCAGCATGGACCAGGCCGCCCGGGTCCTCGGCCATGCGCCGCGGGCGACCCTGAAGCGGGTGCATTTCCCGATGCTGCGCAGCAGCCTGCTGACCGCCGGGCTGATCGTGTTCGTGGACGTGATGAAGGAACTGCCGGCGACGATGATCCTGCGGCCGTTCAATTTCGACACGCTGGCGGTTCAGGCACACAACCTGGCGGCCGACGAGCGGCTGACCCAGGCATCCACCCCGGCGCTGACCATCGTCGCGGTCGGGCTGCTGCCGGTGATCCTGCTCAGCCGGCAGATCGCCAAGTCGCGGGCGGGGCATCGGGGATAG